The following DNA comes from Paraburkholderia phytofirmans PsJN.
GGCGGGCAATTGCCGAAGGTCCATGGCAATATTTCTCACATAGAGGTGAAAATAGATCGTTTTGCGTCAACCCTTGCTACGCCTAGGATTGTAGTCATGAAACGAACTTTGGCGAGGGCATCATGCGAGAAATTTCCTCTAGCATCGCGTTTGAAATCCGCACTGGCGAAACAGTTCCCCTGAAGGTGGCGCGCAGCACAAAGCTGGTCGTTCGCGGCGGTGCGGTGTGGGTCACGCGCAGCGACGATACCGAAGATTACTGGCTGCAACCTGGCCATACGCTGCGGTTGCGGCGCGGTGAACGGCTGTGGCTGAGCGCTGAGGGCACCGGGCAAGCGAGAGTGGCGTTTT
Coding sequences within:
- a CDS encoding DUF2917 domain-containing protein; amino-acid sequence: MREISSSIAFEIRTGETVPLKVARSTKLVVRGGAVWVTRSDDTEDYWLQPGHTLRLRRGERLWLSAEGTGQARVAFSVPTRCDERALNWFARIGERLTARMRGGWRTV